A section of the Gammaproteobacteria bacterium genome encodes:
- a CDS encoding pyruvate dehydrogenase (acetyl-transferring) E1 component subunit alpha yields MSPETRLKLYRTMLECRYLEKRAYDLFMQNLIKGTSHLGLGQEAVAAGFGVAMRPTDY; encoded by the coding sequence CTGAGTCCCGAGACTCGGCTGAAGCTCTATCGCACGATGCTCGAGTGCCGCTATCTCGAGAAGCGCGCGTACGACCTCTTCATGCAGAACCTCATCAAGGGCACGAGCCATCTCGGTCTCGGCCAGGAGGCCGTCGCCGCCGGTTTCGGCGTGGCGATGCGGCCGACGGACTACA